The genomic window TGACATTATTACAGTTTTTATTCTTTCACCAGTAAAAGtattcagaggaaagaaaatctttagagcatttgttccttttccttccttagtcatttatttataaaacattagtctttgataataaatatagaagaaaagcaacaaaaaagcAGTGGATTTGCATAGTGGGTGGGAAAGTGCAGGCCACGGCGGGCCAGAAGTTCCTATTACTCAGCAGGATGTTCTGTGTGAAGAGTCTTCAGTGTCGTCGTAGTAGGCTCATCTTTATTCTCCTCCCAAAAGGTCTCAAACAGCTTAAATGGGAGGCTGAACGTGATGACTGGCTACACAACAAAGATGTGAAAAGTatcatcaagaaaaagaaaaacttcaagaAGAAGAGGCTGAAAACCACTcacaaaagtaaaaagcaaaggaaatgagtcattaatataaattataaattaaaattctactTCTAATTTTTGCTGTTCAGCCATTTTTCTTGATCTTGTATTCTGATTCCATACATTCCAGACTGTTCAATGGATCTGTaataaactacaaataaaaatagctgTCACTTATAAAGTCATGTAAAAATGTTGTTAAACTTGTATTAAGAAAAACTTCTTTTTCCATATtgctacataataaaataaaaaagaggacaataggattacatatttatgtataagcTCTTGCATCTCTACTTATTGTAATGAACactatttattgttattttataccAGACACTGTAAGTAAGTACATAAGGTTATCTTGTTAAGCCCTTGTAGTAGTCCCATGGAGGTAGGCATTATCTCTACTTGAGAAAGAAATAGCTCTGAGAAATTAGCAACCCTGAGATAAAAAGGATcttttaggccgggcatggtaactcacgcctgtaatcctagcactgtgggaggccaaggccggtggatcctttgatctcaggagttcgagaccagcctgagcaagagcaagaccccgtctctactaaaaaaatagaaagaaattagctggacaactaaaattatatagaaaagattagccgggcatggtggcgcatgcctgtagtcccagctacttgggaagctgaggcagtaggatcgcttgagcccaggaatttgaggttgctgtgagctaggctgatgccacggcactctagcccaggcaacagtgagactctgtctcaaaaaaaaaaaaaaaaaaggatcttttAAACCCATTCTATCATCACCTCAGATAAGTCTCATTCCAAAGTCCATGTTTTTAACCACTGGAAGAATTAAGAATCTAGCCCATTAGCTATCTCTCCTCTCATCTCGGTAATTCTAGATAACTTTAGATGAGAACTTTCTCAGAAGAAACTAAAATAGATGTGAACAGTATTGTTGGAAATtgacacatttaaaatgaaatcatttagtTCTTAATTCATTGTAAGGACATTACTAAATTTAAAGGTTATGTGAAAAAGGTGGTTTATACTCTCATTTTTGCTTAAGGAAAAACATACCTTCCAAGATGAAGGGAAATTTCTTGCTCATTGTTTGCCTGAAATCTGATGAAAAAAAGGAAGTCTTGAAATTAGACATGATCAGAAATTCATTACATTAACACATCGAGG from Eulemur rufifrons isolate Redbay chromosome 19, OSU_ERuf_1, whole genome shotgun sequence includes these protein-coding regions:
- the CEBPZOS gene encoding protein CEBPZOS, translated to MTRRMEPLAKKIFKGVLVAELVGLFGAYFLFTKMNTSQDFRQTMSKKFPFILEVYYRSIEQSGMYGIRIQDQEKWLNSKN